Proteins from one Niallia circulans genomic window:
- the flgM gene encoding flagellar biosynthesis anti-sigma factor FlgM: MKINNYGTQGINPYKKQVNKIDQVKSEAVRGTDKIEISSAAKELQQVTQVSQARTEKIEALKKEIQNGTYQVRAEDVASSIVNFYAKNNQAN, from the coding sequence ATGAAAATTAATAATTATGGAACACAAGGAATTAACCCATACAAAAAACAAGTCAATAAAATAGATCAAGTAAAATCAGAGGCAGTAAGGGGAACAGATAAAATTGAAATCTCTTCTGCAGCTAAAGAGCTTCAGCAAGTGACACAAGTGTCACAAGCGAGAACTGAAAAAATTGAAGCACTTAAAAAGGAAATTCAAAATGGCACATATCAAGTCCGTGCAGAAGATGTTGCGAGCAGCATCGTGAATTTCTATGCGAAAAATAATCAGGCTAACTAA
- a CDS encoding flagellin, giving the protein MRINHNIAALNTYRQLSSATNAQSKSMEKLSSGQRINRAGDDAAGLAISEKMRGQIRGLDQASRNSQDGISLIQTAEGALNETHAILQRMRELAVQGGNDTNTTDDRIQIQTELTQLTSEIDRIANTTEFNTQNLLGGSFSATLQVGANDGQTINFSISKMDSAGLSVGSLSVTSNAAASSSISKLDEAIKTVSTQRSNLGALQNRLEHTINNLDTSSENLTAAESRVRDVDMAKEMMTQTKNSILSQAAQSMLAQANQQPQGVLQLLQ; this is encoded by the coding sequence ATGAGAATCAACCATAATATCGCTGCATTAAACACATACCGTCAATTAAGCTCAGCAACAAACGCTCAATCTAAATCAATGGAGAAATTATCTTCAGGTCAACGTATCAACCGTGCTGGTGATGACGCTGCTGGTCTTGCAATCTCTGAAAAAATGCGTGGGCAAATCCGCGGCTTGGATCAAGCATCTCGTAACTCACAAGATGGTATCTCTTTAATCCAAACAGCTGAAGGTGCATTGAACGAAACACATGCAATCCTACAACGTATGCGTGAACTAGCTGTACAAGGTGGTAACGACACTAATACTACTGATGACAGAATCCAAATTCAAACAGAGTTAACGCAATTGACTTCTGAAATCGACCGTATTGCAAATACAACTGAGTTCAACACGCAAAACCTACTAGGTGGTTCATTCTCTGCAACTCTACAAGTTGGAGCTAATGATGGACAAACAATCAACTTCTCTATTTCTAAGATGGATAGTGCTGGATTATCTGTTGGATCACTTAGCGTGACTTCAAACGCAGCTGCAAGCTCATCTATCTCTAAGTTGGATGAAGCAATCAAAACAGTTTCCACACAACGTTCAAACCTTGGTGCATTACAAAACCGTCTAGAGCACACAATCAACAACTTGGATACATCATCTGAGAACTTAACGGCAGCTGAATCTCGTGTACGTGACGTCGACATGGCGAAAGAAATGATGACACAAACGAAGAATTCAATTCTTTCTCAAGCAGCTCAATCAATGCTTGCACAAGCGAACCAACAGCCACAAGGCGTACTGCAATTACTTCAATAA
- a CDS encoding TIGR03826 family flagellar region protein, which yields MADLANCPKCGDIYVVNNLRDICPKCYKKEEEDYEKVYQFIRKKQNRTAPMEQVVANTGVEKSLIYKWIKKGRIKLSQFPNLGYPCAKCGTQIREGKLCTSCLSSLQGDIKNLEVEEERKRQAKSSTYLSGK from the coding sequence ATGGCTGATTTAGCTAATTGTCCTAAGTGTGGGGACATTTATGTTGTAAATAATCTTAGGGATATTTGCCCTAAGTGCTATAAAAAAGAAGAAGAGGATTACGAGAAGGTATATCAATTCATTCGTAAGAAGCAAAACAGAACAGCACCGATGGAGCAAGTCGTAGCAAATACTGGTGTGGAAAAATCGTTAATATATAAATGGATAAAAAAAGGCCGAATTAAGCTGTCCCAATTTCCAAACCTAGGATATCCTTGTGCAAAATGTGGTACTCAAATTAGAGAAGGTAAGCTTTGTACAAGCTGTTTATCGAGCCTTCAGGGGGATATAAAGAATTTAGAGGTAGAAGAAGAACGGAAGAGGCAGGCAAAATCGTCCACTTATTTGTCAGGCAAATAA
- the hag gene encoding flagellin Hag: protein MRINHNIAALNTYRQLSSATTAQSKSMEKLSSGQRINRAGDDAAGLAISEKMRGQIRGLDQASRNSQDGISLIQTAEGALNETHAILQRMRELAVQGGNDTNTTDDRTQIQTELNQLMSEVDRIANTTEFNTQNLLKGSFSATLQVGANNGQTINFSISGMGAASLGLTAAKISVGSNLLASGAISTLDAAIKSVSTQRSNLGALQNRLEHTINNLDTSSENLTAAESRVRDVDMAKEMMNQTKNSILSQAAQSMLAQANQQPQGVLQLLQ, encoded by the coding sequence ATGAGAATCAATCATAATATCGCTGCATTAAACACATACCGTCAATTGAGCTCTGCAACAACTGCTCAATCTAAATCAATGGAGAAATTATCTTCAGGTCAACGTATCAACCGTGCTGGTGACGATGCTGCTGGACTAGCAATCTCTGAAAAAATGCGTGGACAAATCCGCGGTTTGGATCAAGCATCTCGTAACTCACAAGATGGTATCTCTTTAATCCAAACAGCTGAAGGTGCATTGAACGAAACACATGCAATCCTTCAACGTATGCGTGAACTAGCTGTACAAGGTGGTAACGACACGAACACTACTGATGACAGAACGCAAATTCAAACAGAATTGAACCAATTAATGTCTGAAGTGGACCGTATTGCAAATACAACTGAATTCAATACGCAAAACCTATTAAAAGGTTCTTTCTCAGCAACACTACAAGTAGGAGCTAATAATGGACAAACTATTAACTTCTCAATTAGTGGAATGGGTGCAGCTAGTCTTGGTCTTACAGCTGCAAAAATTTCAGTAGGATCTAACTTGCTTGCAAGTGGAGCAATTTCAACACTAGATGCTGCGATTAAGTCAGTTTCTACACAACGTTCAAACCTTGGTGCATTGCAAAACCGCCTAGAGCACACAATCAACAACTTGGATACATCATCTGAGAACTTGACTGCTGCTGAATCTCGTGTACGTGACGTAGACATGGCGAAAGAAATGATGAATCAAACGAAGAATTCAATTCTTTCTCAAGCAGCTCAATCAATGCTGGCACAAGCAAACCAACAGCCACAAGGCGTACTTCAATTACTTCAATAA
- the flgL gene encoding flagellar hook-associated protein FlgL yields the protein MRVTQSMLSANSLRNISSSYNKLNQLSNQVQTGKKITKPSDDPVVAMKGMYYRSSLSEVEQYKRNLSELYLWMDNSESSMNQASSGLDRVRELLLQGKTDTNGKDERNAIAEEINQIKEDLVNVANTKVNGKYLFHGTDVSNPPVTAGDPPQVAANLTDGSIDSYKVEVSSGVSMKANVNPATFNQEMFDVVQEIQDKMANNDSTGLDDLLTRLDSVMNSLSSEKSELGARYNRLEMVESRIDAQEILANKVLSDNEDVDMEVAITNLSVQQSVHNASLSVGAKIIQTSLIDFLK from the coding sequence ATGCGCGTAACACAATCAATGCTTTCAGCAAACAGCTTGCGTAATATTAGCAGCAGCTATAATAAGCTGAACCAATTATCTAACCAAGTACAAACAGGGAAAAAAATCACAAAACCGTCAGATGATCCAGTTGTAGCGATGAAGGGAATGTACTATCGGTCCAGTCTGTCAGAGGTAGAGCAATATAAACGTAACCTTTCAGAGCTGTACCTGTGGATGGATAACTCAGAGTCTTCAATGAACCAGGCTAGTTCTGGATTAGACCGTGTCAGAGAATTGCTTCTTCAAGGGAAAACAGATACGAACGGCAAGGATGAAAGAAATGCTATCGCTGAGGAAATCAATCAAATTAAAGAAGATTTGGTAAATGTGGCTAACACGAAGGTGAATGGAAAGTATCTTTTTCATGGTACTGATGTTTCTAATCCACCTGTAACAGCAGGAGATCCACCACAAGTCGCAGCGAACTTAACAGATGGTTCTATAGACAGTTATAAAGTAGAGGTTTCAAGTGGTGTCTCTATGAAGGCAAACGTGAACCCTGCAACATTCAATCAAGAGATGTTTGATGTTGTCCAAGAAATCCAAGACAAAATGGCAAACAACGATAGTACTGGTTTGGATGATTTGCTGACAAGACTTGATTCTGTCATGAATTCTTTATCAAGTGAAAAGTCAGAGCTTGGCGCGAGATATAACCGGTTAGAAATGGTTGAATCAAGAATTGATGCACAGGAAATCCTTGCGAACAAGGTTCTTTCAGACAATGAAGATGTTGATATGGAAGTTGCCATCACTAACCTGTCTGTGCAGCAAAGTGTTCATAATGCTTCATTGAGTGTAGGAGCAAAAATCATTCAAACGTCATTGATTGACTTCTTGAAATGA
- the flgK gene encoding flagellar hook-associated protein FlgK, giving the protein MGSTFMGLETARRGLVAQQSALYTTGNNISNANTLGYTRQRVDLEQAQSFPGVGQNAPRIAGQLGTGVVAGSVNRIRDSFLDTQYRSESSKLGYWENRSAALSNLETIMNEPSDSGLSTSMDSFWESLQDLATDPQNSGARAVVRQRGIAVSETFNYLYKTVAAEKSDAKNELGVAEKAVNTILSQLDQVNKQIGSVEPNGYLPNDLYDQRDSLLDELSSYANIKVSYEASGGHSLAQAEGKAIVTLVDDKGNSLGTLVDKNGYNTFKVNSNADDSAVKSITIGDNEININDYESTGKLKSIVEAYGYEDADGNKAGIYNDMLTELDNLAYTFATKFNEVHQQGMSPNEIKAGENQSISFFADAESADGSITDRSGFASRISISASIESSLDNIANADPGTDPTKATLGDATIVSKLADIINQSYDYGNNSQTSNFRNYYEGVIGSMAVSAQEAEKMTSNATTLQQTVENKRLSTSAVSLDEEMTNMIQFQQAYNAAARMISLTDELLDTIINGMGVGGR; this is encoded by the coding sequence ATGGGATCAACCTTTATGGGGCTTGAAACAGCCAGAAGAGGGCTAGTCGCACAGCAAAGTGCACTTTATACAACAGGAAATAACATTTCAAATGCTAATACACTTGGCTACACTCGTCAAAGAGTTGACTTAGAGCAAGCTCAAAGCTTTCCAGGAGTGGGACAAAATGCTCCGAGAATTGCCGGGCAATTAGGGACAGGCGTTGTTGCAGGTTCTGTAAACAGAATCAGAGACAGCTTCCTTGATACACAATACCGCTCAGAGTCAAGCAAGCTTGGTTATTGGGAGAATCGTTCAGCAGCATTAAGTAACCTAGAGACGATTATGAATGAACCATCTGATTCTGGTCTGTCTACTTCGATGGATTCTTTTTGGGAGTCATTGCAGGATTTAGCAACAGACCCACAGAACTCAGGGGCACGTGCTGTTGTGCGTCAGCGTGGGATTGCCGTTTCTGAAACATTTAACTATTTATATAAAACAGTAGCAGCAGAAAAAAGTGATGCGAAAAATGAACTTGGTGTTGCGGAAAAGGCCGTTAATACAATTCTTAGCCAGCTTGACCAGGTTAACAAACAAATTGGTAGTGTGGAGCCAAATGGCTACTTGCCGAATGATTTATATGATCAAAGGGACAGCTTGCTTGATGAACTTTCTTCATATGCAAACATTAAAGTCTCATATGAAGCATCTGGCGGCCACTCACTTGCACAAGCTGAAGGAAAAGCAATTGTTACGCTTGTTGATGATAAAGGCAACTCATTAGGAACATTGGTAGATAAAAATGGTTATAACACTTTTAAGGTGAACAGCAATGCTGATGACAGTGCTGTCAAAAGCATAACAATCGGAGATAACGAGATTAATATAAATGACTATGAATCTACTGGAAAATTAAAGAGTATTGTAGAAGCATATGGTTATGAAGATGCAGATGGTAATAAAGCTGGAATATATAATGATATGCTGACAGAATTAGATAATTTAGCATACACATTTGCGACAAAATTCAATGAGGTTCACCAACAAGGGATGAGCCCGAACGAAATTAAAGCAGGCGAAAACCAGTCTATATCCTTTTTTGCTGACGCAGAAAGTGCGGATGGTTCGATTACAGATCGAAGTGGCTTTGCAAGCAGAATATCGATTTCCGCTAGCATTGAGAGCAGCTTAGATAATATTGCGAATGCTGATCCTGGTACAGATCCAACGAAAGCGACACTCGGGGATGCGACAATTGTGAGCAAGTTGGCTGACATCATTAACCAAAGCTACGATTATGGAAACAATTCGCAGACTTCTAATTTCCGTAACTATTACGAGGGTGTAATCGGAAGTATGGCAGTTAGTGCACAAGAAGCAGAAAAGATGACTTCCAATGCGACAACATTACAGCAGACTGTTGAAAACAAACGACTGAGTACAAGTGCTGTTTCTTTGGATGAAGAAATGACGAATATGATTCAATTCCAGCAGGCTTATAATGCTGCTGCAAGAATGATTTCTTTAACGGATGAACTTTTAGATACGATAATAAACGGCATGGGTGTCGGAGGGAGATAG
- a CDS encoding DEAD/DEAH box helicase: MLFRLSPDNALLPTLTYSPELSRIVDLPCHPHRLLNPNFPYNKKLQSALQGKKMVLEETTFSLEEIQTHYMNGYCTYQPAIIKNRKQIMCVRCGNSQPALFASFHCARCRRKCTYCRNCVMMGRLSECTPLISWAGPDAPIPACRLNWQGTLSPGQQLASEKIVTAVEQNLEMLVWAVCGAGKTELLFKGIERALQLGKRVCIATPRTDVVLELAPRLQQVFPDINVIAIYGGSEDKLTYSPLFISTTHQLYRFEKAFDLVILDEMDAFPYSADKTLQYAVRKARKQNSSMIYLTATPNKSWQRKCQDNKINFVTIPARFHQHPLPVPHFVWCGNWEKQLQRDKLPSALLTWLKNRLITDRQVLLFVPKIAYLQKVMSILRQLNSNIESVYAADPMRMEKVKRMRNKEIKLLITTTILERGVTFPNIDVAVLGAEDAVFTASALIQIAGRAGRSAQNPFGDVAFFHYGKTESMVEARQQIINSNEEAAKKGMLLPGTGG; the protein is encoded by the coding sequence ATGCTTTTTAGACTTTCACCTGATAACGCACTTCTTCCCACCCTCACCTACAGTCCTGAATTGTCCCGAATAGTGGACCTCCCTTGCCATCCACATAGGTTATTAAATCCAAATTTCCCCTACAATAAAAAACTTCAATCAGCACTACAAGGCAAAAAAATGGTACTGGAGGAGACCACCTTCTCATTAGAAGAAATTCAAACACATTATATGAATGGATATTGCACGTATCAGCCAGCCATAATAAAAAACCGCAAGCAAATAATGTGTGTGCGTTGTGGAAATAGCCAGCCGGCACTATTTGCGTCCTTCCATTGCGCACGGTGCAGGCGGAAATGTACCTATTGCCGTAATTGTGTCATGATGGGCAGACTTTCCGAATGCACCCCTCTTATAAGCTGGGCAGGCCCAGATGCACCAATACCTGCATGCAGGCTCAACTGGCAAGGAACACTTTCGCCAGGGCAGCAGCTGGCTTCCGAAAAGATTGTAACAGCAGTCGAACAAAATTTGGAGATGCTGGTCTGGGCAGTCTGTGGAGCAGGGAAAACAGAGCTTTTATTTAAAGGTATTGAACGGGCACTCCAGTTGGGAAAGAGGGTGTGTATTGCCACCCCAAGAACAGATGTTGTGCTTGAACTGGCACCGAGACTGCAGCAGGTTTTTCCTGATATAAATGTAATCGCAATATATGGAGGCAGCGAGGATAAGCTGACATACAGCCCTCTTTTCATTAGCACAACACATCAGCTTTATCGCTTCGAGAAGGCATTTGATCTTGTTATCCTTGATGAGATGGATGCATTTCCATATTCAGCAGATAAAACGCTTCAGTATGCTGTGAGGAAAGCAAGAAAACAAAATTCTTCCATGATATATTTAACAGCTACTCCCAACAAAAGCTGGCAACGAAAATGCCAAGATAACAAAATTAACTTTGTCACAATACCGGCACGGTTTCATCAGCATCCACTTCCCGTCCCGCACTTTGTTTGGTGTGGAAATTGGGAGAAGCAGCTCCAACGAGATAAACTGCCATCCGCGCTGTTAACTTGGTTGAAGAACAGATTAATCACGGATAGGCAGGTTTTATTGTTTGTACCAAAAATCGCTTATTTACAAAAGGTTATGTCAATATTGAGACAGCTGAACAGCAATATTGAATCAGTTTATGCTGCAGATCCCATGAGGATGGAAAAGGTGAAAAGGATGAGGAATAAAGAAATAAAGCTCCTGATAACTACGACGATTTTGGAAAGAGGTGTTACTTTTCCTAATATTGATGTTGCTGTGTTAGGTGCAGAAGATGCTGTGTTTACTGCAAGTGCACTTATTCAAATTGCCGGCAGAGCAGGGCGAAGCGCTCAAAATCCATTTGGTGACGTCGCTTTTTTTCATTACGGAAAAACAGAAAGCATGGTAGAGGCAAGACAGCAGATTATTAACAGTAATGAGGAAGCAGCAAAAAAAGGCATGCTTCTGCCTGGTACAGGAGGATAA
- the csrA gene encoding carbon storage regulator CsrA, translating to MLVLSRKVGEVIKIGNDIELTVVSVSGDQVKIGIKAPKQVEIHRKEIFDQIYNENKAASVDISSVLNVFKKNQ from the coding sequence ATGCTTGTACTATCAAGAAAAGTTGGAGAAGTAATAAAAATAGGCAATGATATTGAATTGACTGTCGTGTCTGTCAGCGGAGACCAAGTGAAGATAGGCATTAAAGCACCTAAACAAGTTGAAATACACCGCAAGGAAATTTTTGATCAAATTTATAACGAAAACAAAGCAGCATCTGTCGATATTAGCAGTGTTTTAAATGTGTTTAAAAAAAATCAATAA
- a CDS encoding DUF6470 family protein → MQIPQIRIDSTPGKLGLTILQPQVSMEQRPADLHIEQPEAILTIDKKAATLTIDQTEARAYEGMKTRERFIDDYVRKGRQEWLKGIARRVQEADQLGAIQNNGKPIQAIAKRNSEGPQKEFGLGWIPPANSVKINYDPGYVKTNVETRDPIIEVNQNKPIIDYTPGKVITDLVQYPSLEIHFENLKSNGVNYQQSN, encoded by the coding sequence ATGCAAATTCCGCAAATTAGAATAGATTCAACTCCTGGTAAGCTTGGACTGACAATACTCCAACCACAAGTTTCTATGGAGCAAAGGCCTGCTGATTTGCATATTGAGCAACCGGAGGCGATTCTGACTATCGACAAAAAGGCGGCGACTTTAACAATTGATCAAACAGAAGCGAGAGCATATGAAGGAATGAAAACAAGAGAAAGATTCATTGATGATTATGTGCGAAAAGGCCGCCAAGAATGGCTGAAGGGGATTGCAAGGCGAGTGCAGGAAGCAGACCAGCTTGGAGCAATCCAGAATAATGGCAAGCCAATCCAAGCGATAGCTAAGCGGAATAGCGAAGGTCCTCAGAAGGAGTTTGGGCTCGGCTGGATACCTCCGGCAAACAGTGTCAAAATTAACTATGATCCCGGCTATGTAAAAACAAATGTTGAAACTCGTGATCCAATTATTGAAGTGAACCAAAACAAGCCAATAATTGACTATACGCCTGGTAAGGTCATTACAGATTTGGTTCAATATCCAAGTTTAGAAATTCATTTTGAAAATTTAAAGTCCAATGGGGTAAACTATCAACAATCAAACTAA
- a CDS encoding flagellar protein FlgN: MSASLLIEVLEELVNSHAKLYEVAKNKTEIIKKGDIESLQQVMKDEQAQVMSIQKLEAARMEVCRNIVKTVHNPTISDCLELLQPADAKRAGEIADKLRSIISDLKDANTLNQQLLRQSMQFVNVSLSLLKPTKQSLNYGKPVNGNTVQTDSIGKTSSSLLNMKA, from the coding sequence ATGTCTGCGTCCTTATTGATTGAAGTGCTGGAAGAGCTCGTCAACTCCCATGCAAAGCTGTATGAGGTGGCGAAAAACAAAACAGAGATCATAAAGAAGGGGGATATTGAGTCCCTTCAGCAAGTGATGAAAGATGAGCAAGCGCAAGTCATGAGCATTCAAAAGCTGGAAGCGGCAAGAATGGAAGTTTGCCGGAACATTGTCAAGACCGTTCACAATCCTACCATTTCAGATTGCTTGGAGCTGCTGCAGCCAGCAGATGCCAAGCGAGCAGGGGAAATAGCAGATAAGCTGCGCAGCATCATAAGTGATTTAAAAGATGCGAATACGTTGAATCAGCAGCTGTTAAGACAATCAATGCAATTTGTAAATGTATCATTAAGCTTGTTAAAACCAACAAAGCAAAGCCTAAACTACGGAAAACCGGTAAATGGAAACACTGTACAAACAGACAGCATCGGAAAAACATCAAGCAGTCTTTTAAATATGAAAGCATAA
- a CDS encoding ComF family protein has protein sequence MNCTFCLTSLRPVLDWTYLFQKQKTFLLCEDCNSKLEIIEGERCTMCCRPFALVDARYKKGDVCLDCYKWENNPSWKGVLDGNTSIFRYNDFLKEKIAQFKYRGDHQVAGAFAEYFPKALVKGKLITPIPLSAERLYERGFNQAEAILEYAQIKNKQLLTRTHGEKQSKKERQARLENTAAFSATINTGCNAQHVLLVDDIYTTGATVRQAAKVLKAAGASTVYSFTIAR, from the coding sequence ATGAATTGCACGTTTTGCTTAACCTCACTACGGCCAGTCTTAGATTGGACTTATTTGTTTCAGAAACAAAAGACATTCTTATTATGTGAGGACTGTAATAGCAAATTAGAGATAATTGAAGGTGAACGATGTACCATGTGCTGTCGTCCTTTTGCGTTAGTTGATGCACGCTACAAAAAAGGGGATGTTTGTCTTGATTGCTATAAATGGGAAAACAACCCGAGTTGGAAAGGCGTGCTGGACGGAAACACCTCTATTTTTCGTTATAATGATTTTTTGAAAGAGAAGATTGCGCAGTTTAAATATCGAGGAGATCATCAAGTTGCAGGTGCTTTTGCTGAATATTTTCCGAAAGCGTTGGTGAAAGGAAAGCTTATTACTCCTATTCCATTAAGTGCTGAAAGATTGTACGAAAGGGGCTTTAATCAGGCAGAAGCAATTCTTGAGTATGCTCAAATAAAGAATAAACAGCTTTTAACCAGAACCCATGGTGAAAAACAGTCTAAGAAAGAACGGCAGGCTCGATTGGAAAATACTGCTGCATTCTCAGCGACAATTAATACTGGTTGTAATGCTCAACATGTTCTGCTGGTTGACGATATATATACTACAGGTGCAACAGTAAGGCAGGCAGCGAAGGTATTAAAGGCCGCAGGAGCAAGTACAGTTTATTCCTTTACTATTGCAAGATGA
- the hag gene encoding flagellin Hag, whose amino-acid sequence MRINHNIAALNTYRQLSSATNAQSKSMEKLSSGQRINRAGDDAAGLAISEKMRGQIRGLDQASRNSQDGISLIQTAEGALNETHAILQRMRELAVQGGNDTNTTDDRAQIKTEIDQLTKEIDRIADTTEFNTQNLLKGSFSATLQVGANDGQTINFSISAMGAEGLGISGTISVGTNAEAGASISALDKAIKTVSTQRSNLGALQNRLEHTINNLDTSSENLTAAESRVRDVDMAKEMMTQTKNSILSQAAQSMLAQANQQPQGVLQLLQ is encoded by the coding sequence ATGAGAATCAACCATAATATCGCTGCATTAAACACATACCGTCAATTAAGCTCTGCAACAAACGCTCAATCTAAATCAATGGAGAAATTGTCTTCAGGTCAACGTATCAACCGTGCTGGTGACGATGCTGCTGGTCTGGCAATTTCTGAAAAAATGCGTGGACAAATCCGCGGCTTGGATCAAGCATCTCGCAACTCACAAGATGGTATCTCTTTAATTCAAACAGCTGAAGGCGCATTAAACGAAACACATGCAATCCTGCAACGTATGCGTGAGCTGGCTGTTCAAGGTGGTAATGATACAAACACTACAGATGATAGAGCGCAAATCAAAACAGAAATTGACCAATTAACAAAAGAAATCGACCGTATTGCCGATACAACGGAATTTAACACACAGAACTTATTAAAAGGTTCATTCTCTGCGACGCTTCAAGTGGGGGCGAACGATGGACAAACAATCAACTTCTCTATAAGTGCAATGGGTGCTGAAGGCCTTGGAATCTCTGGAACAATCAGTGTTGGAACAAATGCTGAAGCAGGTGCTTCTATCTCTGCTCTGGATAAAGCGATCAAAACGGTTTCTACGCAACGTTCAAACCTTGGTGCATTACAAAACCGTTTAGAGCACACAATCAACAACTTGGATACATCATCTGAGAACTTGACTGCAGCTGAATCTCGTGTTCGTGATGTCGACATGGCGAAAGAAATGATGACGCAAACGAAGAACTCTATTCTTTCACAAGCAGCTCAATCAATGCTTGCACAAGCAAACCAGCAACCACAAGGCGTGTTACAATTACTTCAGTAA
- the fliW gene encoding flagellar assembly protein FliW, with product MKINTRFHGEKEITDKEIIHFPKGIPAFEEERQFVILPIDEQEHVFILQSVTNENLGFVIANPFVFFKEYEFDLEEPITSFLELESEKEVLLFTILTVQDPFPNSTANLQAPIVLNMKNNKAQQIILNLPHYKTKHSIFSQQSEAVKG from the coding sequence TTGAAAATTAATACAAGATTTCATGGAGAAAAAGAAATAACAGATAAGGAAATAATCCATTTTCCAAAGGGGATTCCTGCTTTTGAAGAGGAAAGACAATTTGTTATTTTGCCAATCGATGAACAAGAGCATGTTTTTATCCTTCAGTCAGTAACAAATGAAAACCTTGGTTTTGTTATTGCCAATCCTTTTGTTTTTTTCAAGGAATATGAGTTCGATCTGGAAGAGCCTATCACAAGCTTTTTAGAATTAGAGTCTGAAAAAGAAGTTCTCTTGTTTACCATTCTGACAGTGCAGGATCCATTTCCAAATTCAACTGCTAACCTGCAAGCGCCTATTGTGTTGAACATGAAAAACAATAAGGCCCAGCAAATCATTCTGAACCTGCCGCATTATAAAACAAAGCACAGTATTTTTTCACAACAATCAGAAGCGGTAAAGGGGTGA